GGTCTTTGAGAACGTAGAATTACCTTTGATATACTTGAATTACAATGCCAGGGAGCGAAAGGCGAGGGTAGAGGAAGTGCTTGAAAAGATGCAGATCACCCATCGCAGGAAGCATTTTCCCCAGCAGCTTTCCGGGGGACAGCAGCAGCGGGTGGCTGTGGCAAGGGCCGTGGTGGCCAATCCTAAACTTATCCTGGCCGATGAACCTACCGGGAACCTCGACTCCTCGCACGGGGAAGAAGTGATGAACCTGATCGACGGACTCAATAAAAACGGTACAACCGTCATCATCGTCACACACTCACAGCGCGATTCAGAATACAGCCAGCGCATCATAAGGCTTTTTGATGGACAGCTTATCACGGAGAATATCCGGTAACATAAAAATGCAACAGGTTCTTTATTCAGTACGATCTTCCTAAAATATCAGTTCATGCTCTGGAATTTTGTTAAAACCACGTTTCGTTCCATCAAAAGGGATAAATTCCACGCCCTCCTGAACATCCTGGGATTGTCAGTCGGGCTGGCTGCATTTATCATCATCTACCTGTATGTCAGGGACGAGTCAACCTATGACAAGCATAACAAAAAGCATAAATTGATCTACAGACTTGAATCCGACTTTACGATCTCCGGCAAGAATGACCGCTTTGCGATCGTGCCGGTACCGATGGGACCCGCCTTCAAACTGGAGTTTCCGGAAGTGGAAACTTTCGTACGGTTTACCAGTGATGGCAATACCCTGATGAGATACAAGGAAAAGGAATACTACGAGAGCAATTTCTACTTCACGGATTCCACTGTTTTTGATGTTTTTACCATTGAATTTATCCAGGGAAGTCCCTATAAGGCTCTAACAGAGCCACAAACCATCGTTCTGACCGAAAAAACTGCCAGGAAGTACTTCGGGGATGCCAATCCCATCGGTGAGTTTATGACGTCAGGGTCCGGTCGTTCGTACAAAGTAACCGGTGTGATCCGGGATCTTCCTTTCAATTCACACCTTCGGTACGATGCCCTGATCTCAGCAGCAACCATTGCAAAGGAGATCGGGGCTGAGCGGTTCAACAGCATGGAACCTGTGAATTTCTGGAACATAGGCGTATATACTTATGTGCTCCTGAATGAAAATGCCAGTATTCAAAGCATCCACGATAAGTTTGGTCCCTTTTACGATAAATACATGCGGCCGATCGGCGATCAGATCAACGCAAGTTGTACCTTCCTGTCGACCCCTCTGGTGAAGACTCACTTTGCCAATGGATTGGATGCGGACCTCCCGACCGGTAACAGGTCTTATCTCTACATTTTTTCGGTGGTCGCGATTTTTATGATCCTGATCGCTTCCATCAATTACATGAACATGGCCACAGCCAGGTCGGTGAAAAGGGCCAGGGAGGTGGGTATGCGCAAAGTGGTGGGCGCCGGCAAACAACAACTCATCAGTCACTTTCTTGGCGAGTCGTTGCTGTTGACTTTTATTGCCCTGATCATCGCTGTTTTGATCGTGATCGTTCTTTTACCTGATTTCAACCAGATTTCCGAAAAGCAGATCAGCTTCAATATCTTCAGGCAGCCGCAGCTCCTGCTCATTCTTCTCGGCATTGCCCTGTTGACAGGCATTCTGGCAGGCAGCTATCCTGCGTTCTATCTCTCGTCGTTCCAGCCGGTCAATGCCCTGAAAGGTGCCGTCACCTCTTCGGGACGAAAGAGGGGAAGGCTTCGGAAAGGCCTGGTAGTATTTCAATTCTTCATCGCGACCCTGATGATCATTTCTTCCATCGTCATTTCCGGTCAGCTGAAGTATGTCCGGAACAAAGACCTGGGCTTTAAGAAGGATAACCTGTTGGTTGTAGAAATGCAGGATACTGCCTTCAGGAACAAGGTCAATACACTCAGGGAGGAATTGCTTTCATCCCCCGATATCCTGGGTGTGACCAATGCGACAGGGACACCCGGAAGGATCCAGTGGATCCAGGTGGTCCTGGTGGAAAAAGAAGACAGGATGGTGGAACATACCATCAACATTGCCCAGGTTGACGAAGGTTACCTGGATGTTTATGGAATGGAACTGGCGCAGGGAAGGAACTTCAGCAAAGAATCCGGAACCGACCTGGAAGAGGCCATGCTGGTCAATGAAACCTGCGTGAGGGAAATGGGATGGGGGGACAATCCACTGGGCAAGAAAATTCACTGGGGATTTGATATCGACAGCACCGGTAAAATTATTGACAGCGTGGGAAGGTCACTGAAGGTAATAGGTGTTGTGAAAGACTTTCACTTCCGGTCGCTCCATAACAAGGTCGAACCCCTGATGATGATGCTCAGGGATCAGCCAAGATATTATCTTACCATGAAGATCAACGGGGATCGTACCCGTCAGACGCTTGATTTTATTGAGTCCAAATGGCACGAGTTCGGGGCCGGACGTCCGTTTGATTATACCTTCCTCGACCAGACCATGGATGAAATGTACACTGCTGAGGAAAAACTGGGTAAGTTGTTTCGGATTGCTACTTACCTGACCATTTTCGTTGCCTTGCTGGGATTGCTCGGGTTGTCGTCCTATATGGCCGAACAGCGGACGAAAGAGATTGGACTGCGAAAGGTGCACGGAGCC
Above is a genomic segment from Bacteroidales bacterium containing:
- a CDS encoding ABC transporter ATP-binding protein, which encodes MIKTENLTKIFRTDEVETIALSNVSLEIQTGEFVAIMGPSGCGKSTLLNILGLLDNLTEGRYYFSGQEVADFTERQRAKLRKENIGFIFQNFNLIDELTVFENVELPLIYLNYNARERKARVEEVLEKMQITHRRKHFPQQLSGGQQQRVAVARAVVANPKLILADEPTGNLDSSHGEEVMNLIDGLNKNGTTVIIVTHSQRDSEYSQRIIRLFDGQLITENIR
- a CDS encoding ABC transporter permease; this encodes MLWNFVKTTFRSIKRDKFHALLNILGLSVGLAAFIIIYLYVRDESTYDKHNKKHKLIYRLESDFTISGKNDRFAIVPVPMGPAFKLEFPEVETFVRFTSDGNTLMRYKEKEYYESNFYFTDSTVFDVFTIEFIQGSPYKALTEPQTIVLTEKTARKYFGDANPIGEFMTSGSGRSYKVTGVIRDLPFNSHLRYDALISAATIAKEIGAERFNSMEPVNFWNIGVYTYVLLNENASIQSIHDKFGPFYDKYMRPIGDQINASCTFLSTPLVKTHFANGLDADLPTGNRSYLYIFSVVAIFMILIASINYMNMATARSVKRAREVGMRKVVGAGKQQLISHFLGESLLLTFIALIIAVLIVIVLLPDFNQISEKQISFNIFRQPQLLLILLGIALLTGILAGSYPAFYLSSFQPVNALKGAVTSSGRKRGRLRKGLVVFQFFIATLMIISSIVISGQLKYVRNKDLGFKKDNLLVVEMQDTAFRNKVNTLREELLSSPDILGVTNATGTPGRIQWIQVVLVEKEDRMVEHTINIAQVDEGYLDVYGMELAQGRNFSKESGTDLEEAMLVNETCVREMGWGDNPLGKKIHWGFDIDSTGKIIDSVGRSLKVIGVVKDFHFRSLHNKVEPLMMMLRDQPRYYLTMKINGDRTRQTLDFIESKWHEFGAGRPFDYTFLDQTMDEMYTAEEKLGKLFRIATYLTIFVALLGLLGLSSYMAEQRTKEIGLRKVHGASVGQILNLQIREFSGLILIAFVLAIPFAWWQLDAWINSTFIYHDRMRWTSFLIAGIIAFAIGLITISFHSYRAAVSNPVDAIKYE